In the Thermus antranikianii DSM 12462 genome, ACAGGTAGAGCATCTGCGTGACCAGAAGGGCTCCCAAAAGGGCTCCTAAGGGCTCCACGATGGCGGAGAGCTGCCCGTAAAACCAGGCCTTACCCGCCCCAATTCCCGCCCGCCTTAGGGGCCAGGCCACCGCCAAGCCCTCGGGCATGTTTTGCAAGCCGATGCCCACCGCCAAGGCGATGGCCCCGCCCAGGGTGGCTGCCCCTGTGGGGTCAAGCCCCGCAGCCCCAAAGGCTACCCCCACCGCCAAGCCCTCGGGGAAGTTGTGAAGGGTGATGGCCAGGATCAGCAAGGTGGTGCGCCGCCACAGGGTGCGGACTCCTTCCTCCTGGGCTCCTGGATCCAGGTGAACATGGGGAAGAAACCGATCCATTAGGCGCAAAAGGGCTCCACCCAGGAGGAAGCCCACCACGGCAGGCACCCAGGGAACCCTACCCTGGGACGCAGCCATCTCCATGCCGGGAAGCAGGAGGGAGAAGACGCTGGCCGCCAGCATAACCCCCGCGGCAAAGCCCAGCATCCCATCCAGGAGCTTGCGGCTAGGCTCTTGCGCCAAGAACACGCTGGCCGCCCCCACGGCGGTGAGCCCCCAGGTGAAGAGCCCCCCTAAGAGGGCGTAGAGGAAAACCGGGGTTTCCATACCCCTCTAGTTTAGGCATACCTAAAACCGAAGGCAAGCCCGGGTTGGAGTATCCTGAGGTAAGGTATGCTGGATAAGCTCGCGCGCCTAGAAGAGGAACACCGGGAGCTGGAAGCGCTCCTTGCCGACCCCGAGGTCCTCAAGGACCCGAAGCGCTACCAGGCCCTCTCCCGGCGCTACGCGGAGATGGGGGAGGTGATCGCCCTCATCCGGGAGTATCGGAAGGTCCTCGAGGACCTAGAAGGAGTGGAGAGCCTCCTCGAGGACCCCGAGCTCAAGGAGGCGGCCAAGGCGGAGAAGGAAGCCCTCCTTTCCCGGAAGGCGGAGCTGGAAAAGGCCTTGGAGCGTCACCTCCTGCCTAAGGACCCCATGGACGAGCGGGACGCCATCGTGGAGATCCGCGCGGGAGCGGGGGGCGAGGAGGCTGCCCTTTTCGCCCGAGACCTCCTGGAGATGTACCTGCGCTTCGCCGAAGAGATGGGTTTTGAGACCGAGATCCTGGACTCCCACCCCACGGACCTGGGAGGCTTCTCCAAGGTGGTCTTCGAGGTGCAGGGGCCTGGGGCCTACGGCACCTTCAAGTACGAAAGCGGGGTCCACCGGGTGCAGCGGGTACCGGTCACGGAAACCCAGGGGCGGATCCACACCTCCACGGCCACGGTGGCGGTGCTGCCCAAGGCGGAGGAGTCCGACTTCCAGCTCAACATGGACGAGATCCGCATCGACGTCATGCGGGCCTCTGGGCCTGGGGGCCAGGGGGTGAACACCACGGACAGCGCGGTGCGGGTGGTGCACCTGCCCACAGGGATCATGGTCACCTGCCAGGACTCCCGCAGCCAGATCCGAAACCGGGAAAAGGCCCTGATGATCCTAAGAAGCCGCCTTCTGGAGATGAAGCGGGCCGAGGAGGCGGAGAAGCTTCGAAAAACCCGCCTGGCCCAGATCGGCACCGGGGAGCGTTCGGAGAAGATCCGCACCTACAACTTCCCCCAGTCCCGGGTCACGGACCACCGCATCGGCTTCACCACCCACGACCTCGAGGGCATCCTCTCGGGGCACCTCCAGCCCCTCTTGGAAGCCCTCAAGCGGGCCGA is a window encoding:
- a CDS encoding ZIP family metal transporter, with the protein product METPVFLYALLGGLFTWGLTAVGAASVFLAQEPSRKLLDGMLGFAAGVMLAASVFSLLLPGMEMAASQGRVPWVPAVVGFLLGGALLRLMDRFLPHVHLDPGAQEEGVRTLWRRTTLLILAITLHNFPEGLAVGVAFGAAGLDPTGAATLGGAIALAVGIGLQNMPEGLAVAWPLRRAGIGAGKAWFYGQLSAIVEPLGALLGALLVTQMLYLLPYLMALAAGAMVFVIVEEVIPESQAEGNGDISTFGVMTGFALMMALDVALG
- the prfA gene encoding peptide chain release factor 1, giving the protein MLDKLARLEEEHRELEALLADPEVLKDPKRYQALSRRYAEMGEVIALIREYRKVLEDLEGVESLLEDPELKEAAKAEKEALLSRKAELEKALERHLLPKDPMDERDAIVEIRAGAGGEEAALFARDLLEMYLRFAEEMGFETEILDSHPTDLGGFSKVVFEVQGPGAYGTFKYESGVHRVQRVPVTETQGRIHTSTATVAVLPKAEESDFQLNMDEIRIDVMRASGPGGQGVNTTDSAVRVVHLPTGIMVTCQDSRSQIRNREKALMILRSRLLEMKRAEEAEKLRKTRLAQIGTGERSEKIRTYNFPQSRVTDHRIGFTTHDLEGILSGHLQPLLEALKRADQERQLEALTET